From the Helicoverpa armigera isolate CAAS_96S chromosome 27, ASM3070526v1, whole genome shotgun sequence genome, one window contains:
- the LOC110369628 gene encoding aldo-keto reductase AKR2E4, translated as MGSFVDVPKLALLDGRKMPAIGLGTYLGFDKNGVVTSKNKELRDVVMDAIDMGYRHFDTASIYNTEAEVGEGINMKIDEGVVRREDVFVTTKLWNTHHKREQVAVAMRETLNQTGMDYVDLYLMHWPIGLNEDYSHSDVDFMETWRGMEDMYRLGFAKSLGVSNFNKQQLQRVLDEGTVKPVALQVEVHPQIIQEELINFCKSEDIVVMGYSPFGSLVMRYGMQFPGPKMDDPVLVDIAQKYGKTTAQVVLRWLVDRNVVPIPKSVNPKRLAENINIFDFHLEQHEIEKINQFDSHTRFTLPSFWQSHPYYPFEQVKDPIADPFRG; from the exons ATGGGTTCGTTCGTGGATGTACCGAAGCTGGCGTTGTTAGATGGACGGAAGATGCCAGCCATTGGTCTTGGCACCTATCTAGGGTTTGATAAG AATGGTGTAGTTACCTCAAAAAACAAGGAGCTACGTGACGTTGTGATGGATGCTATAGACATGGGCTACAGGCACTTCGATACTGCTTCTATATATAATACTGAAGCTGAAGTAGGAGAGGGTATTAATATGAAGATAGATGAGGGCGTTGTGAGGAGGGAAGATGTGTTTGTTACTACTAAG CTGTGGAACACCCATCACAAACGAGAGCAGGTAGCTGTAGCCATGAGGGAAACCCTGAACCAGACTGGCATGGACTACGTAGATCTGTACCTGATGCACTGGCCTATTGGGCTCAAT GAAGACTACTCTCACTCTGACGTGGACTTCATGGAGACTTGGCGAGGAATGGAAGACATGTACCGACTGGGCTTTGCCAAGTCTCTCGGCGTGTCCAACTTCAATAAGCAGCAACTGCAAAGAGTGCTCGATGAGGGGACTGTGAAGCCTGTCGCTTTGCAGGTTGAG GTACACCCCCAAATAATACAAGAAGAACTAATAAACTTCTGCAAATCAGAAGACATAGTGGTGATGGGCTACAGTCCCTTCGGCTCCCTGGTGATGAGGTACGGCATGCAGTTCCCAGGACCTAAGATGGATGACCCGGTTCTTGTTGACATAGCTCAGAAGTATGGCAAGACTACTGCTCAAGTCGTTTTGAGATGGCTG GTCGACAGAAACGTAGTGCCAATCCCAAAATCGGTGAATCCAAAACGCCTCGCTGAAAACATCAACATATTCGATTTCCACTTAGAACAACACGAAATCGAGAAGATCAATCAATTCGATTCTCATACTCGATTCACTCTGCCATCGTTTTGGCAGTCACATCCTTATTATCCTTTTGAGCAAGTGAAAGATCCTATTGCTGATCCTTTTAGGGGTTAG